The following nucleotide sequence is from Brachyspira suanatina.
CAAAATGGTATTTAAACTCTATAGTATATGATTCTACTGGTTCATCAGGCAATAAATATGTTTCAGGATTTTTCATCATCATTTGAAGCATATCAGCTTGTGCCTTATAATACATAGATTCATAATAATTACCATTACGATAGTAATTACGATAATACATCATTAATTCGTTTATTACTTGATAATATATAGTATAATTTTGTATTCTTGATTTAATTGCAGTATAATCAACTAATTGTATTATTTTATTATTAATATTAAAGAGCATAGTATCTTTTCCAGAATGCCATATTATAGATTTTTCATCATAATTTATAGGTGTTAATAGACTCCAATCACTTTCTTTAGCATATCTAGGATCAACATCTGTAACCATAAATAGATTTTTACCAGCATTTTTTACATGTTCAGGCTTTATTACAAAGTCGGTTTCTCCTCTATTTAAAGCTGCCTTTATTTCATTTATAGGCGGGATAGGCAGAAAGTATCTATTAAAATCATATGTTACCATATAAGTATTATAAGTTTGATAATATACCTTATTATAATATTCTACCCAGTTAGGAGGTGTAGGAGTTTTATCTCTTTTTTTAACTATTCCTAAATCTCCATGGAAATCATCTACATATGAGTCAATGTCTTTAGGAGTCTCTCCATTGAATTTTTGCCAATCTATAAAATTTTCTGTGACCCATTTATCATTATTTTTTATTGGTGTTAAAGTCCATACATTATTAATCTTTTTATACATACATTGCTTTCCATTTTCCAAATAAAATTTTCCATCATTATATTTAGCCTCAAAATCAGAAACATTTCCCCAAGGAGTTTTTCCTACTTCCTCCCAATTATTTGGATCAGACATATCTTTATCTCTATGTATTCTATAATATTTATCTTTGCTTACAGTATAATCAGGTAAAATTCTTGATCCATCTGGGTTTTCTTCATAAAATGTTTCTCTAAGATCATATAAATAAATATAATCACCTACTAATGCCATTTTTAAATTTGCTAATCCAAATCTTCCTTGCCAGCTTTTTGGTTTAGAACTGTCTAATTGTGTAGGTGAAGGAAGATTCATATATGTATGATATTGACCATATTTTTGCCAATTTAATAAGTCAGTAGATCTATAATAAATATCTGGATATATTAACTCCTTATAATATTCTATATTTACATCTTTATTTAAAGCTTTATCAAAATATTTATATGTTTCTTTAGAACACTTTAATTCTCCATAATTATAAGGCTCAAATATAATTTCATCATCATTTATAACATTTGCTTGATATAAATAATTCCAAGGACTAGTTTCTACAGTTCCTAAATTTTTTGCTACAATGTTTATTTTACCGTCATTATCTAATTCTAAAATTAATGTATGATCTTTATAATTAAATTGTTTCATGTTTTTATCATAGGTATATGAATATTGAGCTAATATATACCATTTTCCTCTAAAAAAGAATTTCTTTTGAAATCCTCCAAATACTAGAGACTCATCATTATTATTTTCAGATACTGTTATGCTTACAGGCTTTAATTTATCAGGTATTCTAAAATCAGTAGGCGGAGGAATTTTGTTAGGTGAAAGTATATTTATTTTTTTACATGAAATAAGAGATATTATTATAAATATTATAATAAAGATATATTTTTTATCTTTTAAATTAAACATAATTTATTTTTTTATCATACCTTTAAACAAATACAATTTATTAATTTTTTAGATTATATCTAAATAGTATTATTAAAGATATTATATTTAGAATGTTTTCTTAAAAATTAATATATATTAATGATACTAATTTTATTCTATATGTGTTGTATAAATATTTAAATTTTACTTAGATTATATTATATAAAATAAAAAAATCAAATTATGTTTTACATGTTTTAAAATTGTTTATTTTGGTATATTATTAGTCAATTATTTTTACTAAAATACTTTAAACTACCGATTAAAATTAATAAAGTTTTCTTAATTTATATTACAATTAACTGTTTTATAAGTTATAAATGTATATTTTATTATGAGTTATGTTAAATGTTATTTAATTCCAGAGATTTTTTAATATTTTTTCCTATAACATTGATTTTGTATTGGATATTTCCAAAAAAATTAAGATATATTTGTCTATTTATAGCAAGTTATATATTTTATATGTTTTGGAATCCTAAATATGCATTATTAATGGGTACTTCTACCATTGTAACTTTTTTAAGCGGCATATTAATAGAAAAATTAAAATATAAAAGAATAGTAGTGGCATTTAGTTTTATAATTAATATTGCTATACTTGTATTTTTTAAATATTTTGATTTTCTTCTATTAAATATAAATATGCTTTTATCAGCATTAAATATACAATTAATAGAGAAGCCTTTTGATATTATTTTGCCTGTAGGAATATCATTTTATACATTTCAGGCATTAAGCTATACTATAGATGTTTACAGAGGTGAAATAAAGTCAGAAAAAAACATTATTAAGTATGCTTTATTTGTGTCATTCTTTCCTCAGTTAGTGGCAGGTCCAATAGAACGTTCAAAACATTTGCTAGGTCAAATACAGAACATGGATAAAATAAAAAGATTCGATTATCATAGAATAACGGAAGGTCTTATTTTAATGCTTTTCGGTTATTTTCAGAAAATGGTAATAGCGGATAGGGCTTCTATATTGGTAGATACTGTATTTAATAGATATTATATTTATAACACTACTGAATTAGCATTGTCGGCGATTCTTTTTGCAGTACAGATATACTGTGATTTTGCAAGCTATTCTCTTATAGCAATAGGAACGGCAAAAGTTATGGGTATAGATTTAATGGAAAACTTTAATACTCCATATTTTGCAAGAAGCATAAAAGAGTTTTGGGGAAGATGGCATATATCATTATCTACTTGGTTTAGAGATTATCTTTATATACCTTTGGGAGGAAATAGATGTTCAAAGATTAGAAGAAGTTTTAACATATTAGTAACATTTTTAGTAAGCGGACTTTGGCATGGAGCTAATTTTACTTTTATAGCTTGGGGTGCTATTCATGGTGTATGCTATTTAATAGAAGATATTACATCGAAATTTAGAAATAATGTTTTAAATAAATTGGGTGTAAAAGTACAAAGTTTTAGTTTTAAATTTCTTGAAGTTATTATTACATTTATAATAGTAGATTTAGCTTGGATATTTTTCAGAGCCGAAACTATACATGATGCCTTTTACTATATACAAAGAATGTTCACTAAAATAGATTTATGGCGTTTATTTGACGGTTCATTATACAAATTAGGATTAGATAATTTTGAAATGAATATACTTATAATATCTTTGATAGTGCTTTTTTTAGTTGATTTGATAAAATATATAAAGAAAGAAACTATATATGAATTTTTAAAAAATCAATGTTTGTATTTCAGATGGGCTGTAATATTTTTCTTATTATTCTTCATTATAATATATGGAAAATACGGTGCTGGTTTTGACCCTAAGCAATTTATATATTTCCAATTTTAGGAGTTATAAAAATGAATGAAGTTAGAAAAAATTATTACGGCAGTCTTTGTACTGAAATGTATGAGATACTGCATGAAAGAGCACCTGAAGATGAATTAAACTTTTATCTATCTTATGCTGAAAAAGGTAAAAAGATTTTAGAACCTTTATGCGGAAGCGGAAGATTTCTAATTCCATTTATAGAAAGAGGGTTTGACATAACAGGAATAGATATGTCCAATGAAATGCTTAAAAAACTAAAATTAAAATTTCCTGATGCCAAAACAGTTCATACTGATATAATGAAATATGATCCGAAAGAAAAATTTGATTATATATTTATTAGTTCAGGTTCAGTATCATTGTTTACAGATATTGATATTTGCAAACAAATTCTAATAAGAATAAAGAACTGGCTTTTAAAAACTGGTAAATTTGTTTTTGCAGTTGATACAATAAAAAATATATGTATAGATGATAATGATTATAATATTGCTGTATCTGTCAAAACAAAAGAAAATTTTGAAATAGTACTTAAATCAAAAAATTATTATGAAGAAAAAACTCAAACTCAGTTCTCGCCATCAATTTATGAAATGTATAATAATACAGAATTGATTCAAAGTGAGTTTATGGATTTTCAGACACACCTTTATAAATATGGTGAAATGGAGCAGTATTTAAAAGAAGTTGGATTTACTCAAGTTAAAACTTTTTCTTCTTTTGAAAAGGAAATTGCAGTTAATGATAAATGTGATATGTTTTTATTTGAATGTAGTTTTTTATAATTATTATAATGTATAATATGATTGATTATTTGATAAATAAAAAAATTATAAATAAATATTTTTTGTGAATAAAATTATGAAGCATAAAGGAACAATACAATTAGAAAGCAAAAGATTATTATTAAGAAGATTTAAAATAGAAGATGCAAAAAACATGTATAATAATTGGGCTAGTGATGATGAAGTTACAAAATATTTAATATGGCAGACTCATGACAGTATTGATAAAACAAAACTCATTTTAACTGAATGGACTAATCAATATTGTTACAAGGATTTTTATCAGTGGGCTATTGTATTAAAAGAAAATAATTTTTTAACAGGAAGCATAGCCGTTGTTGATATGAACGATAGTATAGATATGATTAGTATTGGTTACTGCATATCTAAAAAATATTGGCATAAAGGCATTACATCGGAGGCTTTATCGATATTAATAAAATTCTTTTTTGAAGAAGTAGAAGTTAATAGAATAGAAGCCAAACATAATATTAATAATCCTAATTCCGGAAAGGTAATGCTTAAATGCGGATTGAAAAAAGAAGGAGTATTAAGAAGTATTTATAAAGATAATACAGGACTTGCTGATGCTGCAATTTACTCCATATTAAAAAATGAGTATTTTAATTAAAAAAGAGTTAAGAAAAAAGTTAAATTTTTAGTTTACATAATTTTATATAAAAATAATAGGCTTTTAGAATATGATAAGAAACACAATAAAAATTATTTGCTTTATAGCTATATTTATTACATTGCTCTGGTTTTCAAGCAGAGTTTTAAGATTTAAAAATGATAATGGTATATATCAGGGCGACAGTTTTTATGAACAGAGAACTAACAGCATAGATGTTATGTTTATGGGAAGCAGTCATGTTCATTATAATATTAATCCTGCTATACTTTATAATGAATATGGTATTGCAGCTTATAATTTCACTTCAGGAAGCCAGCCTATTTGGAGTACTTATCATTATTTAGTAGAAGTATTGAAATATCAGAAGCCTAAATTAATTGCATTAGAATCTTATATTGTTGCAGCGAGCAGAACTAATGTTGTAGATTATCAGATTGTAGCAGCCACTTATGCATTAAAATGGTCAAAGAATAGAGTTGAATCTTTAAAAATAACAGCGGCAGAGAGATTTGATGAGTTTATAAATCCTATGTACAGATATCATAACAGATATAAAGATTTAAAAGATGAAGATTTTCTGCCTTATGCTAATAACTATAATCATTATAAATATTTTAAAGGATATTCTTTTCATAATAAAACATTCCCAGTACAAAGACCGAATATAGAAAATATTAAAGATACTTTACCTTTGCTTGAAGAGCAGGAAACTTATTATAGAAAAATATTGGAATTAGCAAAGACAAATAATATACCTATTGTTGTAATAGCTTCGCCTTTTCCTATGACTGATGATGAGGCAAGACATTTTAATAGAGTAGGTGAGATTGCAAAAGAATATGGTGTTCCTTTTATGAATTTCAATCATTATTATGATGATTATGATTTGGATTTTTGGATAGACTATAATGATGCAGGACATTTGAATTATAAAGGCGTTCAGAAAT
It contains:
- a CDS encoding MBOAT family O-acyltransferase; this encodes MLFNSRDFLIFFPITLILYWIFPKKLRYICLFIASYIFYMFWNPKYALLMGTSTIVTFLSGILIEKLKYKRIVVAFSFIINIAILVFFKYFDFLLLNINMLLSALNIQLIEKPFDIILPVGISFYTFQALSYTIDVYRGEIKSEKNIIKYALFVSFFPQLVAGPIERSKHLLGQIQNMDKIKRFDYHRITEGLILMLFGYFQKMVIADRASILVDTVFNRYYIYNTTELALSAILFAVQIYCDFASYSLIAIGTAKVMGIDLMENFNTPYFARSIKEFWGRWHISLSTWFRDYLYIPLGGNRCSKIRRSFNILVTFLVSGLWHGANFTFIAWGAIHGVCYLIEDITSKFRNNVLNKLGVKVQSFSFKFLEVIITFIIVDLAWIFFRAETIHDAFYYIQRMFTKIDLWRLFDGSLYKLGLDNFEMNILIISLIVLFLVDLIKYIKKETIYEFLKNQCLYFRWAVIFFLLFFIIIYGKYGAGFDPKQFIYFQF
- a CDS encoding class I SAM-dependent methyltransferase; amino-acid sequence: MNEVRKNYYGSLCTEMYEILHERAPEDELNFYLSYAEKGKKILEPLCGSGRFLIPFIERGFDITGIDMSNEMLKKLKLKFPDAKTVHTDIMKYDPKEKFDYIFISSGSVSLFTDIDICKQILIRIKNWLLKTGKFVFAVDTIKNICIDDNDYNIAVSVKTKENFEIVLKSKNYYEEKTQTQFSPSIYEMYNNTELIQSEFMDFQTHLYKYGEMEQYLKEVGFTQVKTFSSFEKEIAVNDKCDMFLFECSFL
- a CDS encoding GNAT family N-acetyltransferase, with the protein product MKHKGTIQLESKRLLLRRFKIEDAKNMYNNWASDDEVTKYLIWQTHDSIDKTKLILTEWTNQYCYKDFYQWAIVLKENNFLTGSIAVVDMNDSIDMISIGYCISKKYWHKGITSEALSILIKFFFEEVEVNRIEAKHNINNPNSGKVMLKCGLKKEGVLRSIYKDNTGLADAAIYSILKNEYFN
- a CDS encoding SGNH/GDSL hydrolase family protein; translation: MIRNTIKIICFIAIFITLLWFSSRVLRFKNDNGIYQGDSFYEQRTNSIDVMFMGSSHVHYNINPAILYNEYGIAAYNFTSGSQPIWSTYHYLVEVLKYQKPKLIALESYIVAASRTNVVDYQIVAATYALKWSKNRVESLKITAAERFDEFINPMYRYHNRYKDLKDEDFLPYANNYNHYKYFKGYSFHNKTFPVQRPNIENIKDTLPLLEEQETYYRKILELAKTNNIPIVVIASPFPMTDDEARHFNRVGEIAKEYGVPFMNFNHYYDDYDLDFWIDYNDAGHLNYKGVQKYTSFLGKYLKDNFDLPDRRGDTNYDTWEKNALYEYNKVYDMALRDIENINDYMTKITNLNDYTIVINMLGEYSTNDNIVKGLYSNFNITNEMYTNNVSYVIDKNKLVFSSMGATNYLYHKELNKYNDLVIDSGSRIMISRSNLRKTTNGVNIVVYDNITSEVVDFFDLPYTNDAISEAIERDY